One window from the genome of Anomalospiza imberbis isolate Cuckoo-Finch-1a 21T00152 chromosome 13, ASM3175350v1, whole genome shotgun sequence encodes:
- the TJP1 gene encoding tight junction protein ZO-1 isoform X9, whose amino-acid sequence MHYPALSEQTKLRAAAEMELHETCQMSDQEGSLSAEEQPNQSFNKYRVTPSSENPNGATCSVSQGKPSLRRIKGRIHRSKSLDSIDFCEFTSTTMEETAIWEQHTVTLHRAPGFGFGIAISGGRDNPHFQSGETSIVISDVLKGGPAEGLLQENDRVAMVNGVSMDNVEHAFAVQQLRKSGKNAKITIRRMKKIQIPVTRPDPEPVSENEDDSYDEEIRDPRSSRGGPSASRRHEKSWVRDRSASRERSLSPRSDRRSVTSSQPAKPTKVTLVKSRKNEEYGLRLASHIFVKEISQDSLAARDGNIQEGDVVLKINGTVTENMSLADAKTLIERSKGKLKMVVQRDERATLLNVPDLSDSIHSANASERDDISEIQSLASDHSNRSHDRPRRSRSRSPDQRSEPSDHSRHSPQQPSNGSHRSREDERITKPGAVSTPVKNADDISKAVEEVTVERTEKQTPPLPEPKPVYAQGGQPDVDLPVSPSDGPLPNSTHEDGMLRPSMKLVKFRKGDSVGLRLAGGNDVGIFVAGVLEDSPAAKEGLEEGDQILRVNNVDFTNIIREEAVLFLLDLPKGEEVTILAQKKKDVYRRIVESDVGDSFYIRTHFEYEKESPYGLSFNKGEVFRVVDTLYNGKLGSWLAIRIGKNHKEVERGIIPNKNRAEQLASVQYTLPKTAGGDRADFWRFRGLRSSKRNLRKSREDLSAQPVQTKFPAYERVVLREAGFLRPVTIFGPIADVAREKLAREEPDIFQIAKSEPRDAGTDQRSSGIIRLHTIKQIIDRDKHALLDVTPNAVDRLNYAQWYPIVVFLNPDSKQGVKTMRMRLCPESRKSARKLYERAHKLRKNNHHLFTTTINLNSMNEGWYGALKEAIQQQQNQLVWVSEGKADGATSDDLDLHDDRLSYLSAPGSEYSMYSTDSRHTSDYEDTDTEGGAYTDQELDETLNDEVGTPPESAITRSSEPVREDSSGMHHETQTYPAYASQAQPQPNPRIDSSGFKTTTTQPKAEASPAVPYLSPSPESNPATSSASAVNANVNLTNVRLEEPTAAPYNSYQPQAGPLRAPSTEGAHVVLRDQEPSSLSPHIDPAKVYRKDPYINEEASRQSYVLKQPAINHPVQRQERDPNLIYESQAQYAEKQPSRDYEQSTYRYDSTNYVDQFSRGYDPRLHYDDRVPPYEEHWTYYEEKQPYNQTRTAYENQPPRDLDSRQNLEESTERSYYPAQPRFEEPPAMSYDSRPRYEHAPKNFSLPQVRYEDQHAVGYDTHGRYKPEAQPYQSAIARSPEPKQYFDPHVRGYEQGPPQAYNAKAGQYEPSHSTSGVSLPPPPSSQTKPEVLPSNSKPLPTPPSLAEEEEDPAMKPQSVRSRVKIFERRRSPSLEKMKDTSDASTVKPPELAPKPALTSVSGPKPTSQSQYEHEKTTYRAPEPQRPQVKPPEDIVRSNHYDPEEDEEYYRKQLSYFDRRSFENKPSAQVPASHHSEPTKPIHSQNQLNFSNYSKFLGSYTSYDYLKRNIKWGKPTDTESMDRPVGEKRYEPIPQVTTPPPAPSVQYTQPQSINSPVLSLPAHHKPALSEVNSVSDPPPPQNKSAIFRSSREDTVQSTFYPQKSFPDKGPVNGTEQVQKTVTPSYNRFSTKPYTSAARPFERKFESPKFNHNLLPNEAQHKPELPSKSSNSPQPILKAHSSSQPPDFESGMDTYAVQVDKPKYQPNNVNAVPKAIPVSPTALEDEEEEDGHTVVATARGVFNSNGGVLSSIETGVSIIIPQGAIPEGIEQEIYFKVCRDNSILPPLDKEKGETLLSPLVMCGPHGLKFLKPVELRLPHCASMTPDGWSFALKSSDSSSGDPKTWQNKSLPGDPNYLVGANCVSVLIDHF is encoded by the exons aGCACAACAATGGAAGAAACAGCTATATGGGAACAACACACGGTGACTCTTCACAGG GCCCCTGGATTTGGATTTGGTATTGCAATATCTGGAGGAAGAGATAATCCTCACTTTCAGAGTGGTGAGACATCAATAGTTATTTCTGATGTGCTGAAAGGAGGCCCAGCAGAAGGACTGCTACA AGAAAATGACCGTGTTGCAATGGTTAATGGAGTTTCAATGGATAATGTCGAGCATGCGTTTGCTGTTCAGCAGCTGAGGAAAAGTGGGAAGAATGCCAAAATC ACTATCCGAAGGATGAAGAAAATTCAGATTCCAGTGACTCGACCAGACCCTGAACCAGTGTCTGAAAATGAGGATGACAGCTACGATGAAGAAATCCGGGATCCAAGGAGCAGCCGTGGtggtcccagtgccagcaggaggcaCGAGAAGAGCTGGGTCAGAGATCGCAGcgccagcagggagaggagcttGTCTCCCAGGTCAGACAGGAGGTCTGTCACCTCCAGCCAGCCTGCAAAGCCCACCAAAGTCACACTGGTGAAATCCAGGAAAAATGAAG AGTATGGTCTGCGGTTGGCAAGTCACATATTTGTGAAAGAAATATCACAGGATAGCCTGGCAGCAAGAGATGGCAATATCCAGGAAGGAGATGTTGTACTGAAG ATAAATGGCACAGTGACGGAAAATATGTCCTTAGCAGATGCCAAAACATTAATAGAAAGGTCAAAAGGCAAATTGAAGATGGTTGTTCAGCGAGATGAACGAGCCACACTGTTGAATGTCCCTGATCTTTCTGACAGTATTCATTCTGCTAATGCTTCAGAAAGAGATG ACATTTCAGAAATTCAGTCGCTGGCATCAGATCATTCCAACCGATCACATGACAGGCCCCGCCGCAGTCGTTCACGATCTCCTGACCAGAGGTCAGAGCCTTCAGACCATTCCAGACATTCTCCACAGCAGCCCAGCAACGGCAG TCATCGAAGCAGAGAAGATGAGAGAATAACTAAACCAGGAGCTGTCTCTACACCTGTAAAGAATGCAGATGATATTTCTAAAGCTGTGGAAGAGGTGACAGTTGAAAGAACTGAAAAACAAACTCCGCCACTCCCAg AACCAAAGCCAGTGTATGCACAAGGAGGACAGCCAGATGTGGATTTACCAGTCAGTCCATCTGATGGTCCTTTACCCAATTCAACCCATGAAGATGGAATGCTTCG gCCAAGCATGAAACTTGTAAAATTCAGAAAAGGAGATAGTGTGGGCTTGCGGCTAGCAGGTGGCAATGATGTTGGCATATTTGTAGCTGGTGTTCTGGAAGACAGCCCTGCAGCAAAAGAAGGATTAGAGGAAGGGGACCAGATTCTCAGG GTAAATAATGTAGACTTCACAAATATCATCAGAGAAGAAGCTGTCCTTTTTTTGCTTGATCTTCCTAAAGGGGAAGAAGTCACCATTTtggcacagaagaaaaaagatg tttATCGTCGCATTGTTGAGTCTGATGTAGGGGATTCTTTCTATATCAGAACTCATTTTGAATATGAGAAGGAATCTCCTTATGGACTAAGTTTCAATAAAGGTGAAGTGTTCCGGGTGGTGGACACTCTGTACAATGGCAAACTGGGTTCATGGCTGGCCATTCGAATTGGGAAGAATCATAAGGAAGTGGAAAGAGGTATCATACCTAACAAAAACAG AGCTGAGCAGCTGGCTAGTGTACAGTACACACTTCCAAAGACAGCAGGAGGAGATCGAGCAGACTTTTGGAGATTCCGAGGCTTGCGGAGCTCAAAAAGAAATCTCCGGAAAAGCAGAGAAGATCTTTCTGCCCAACCTGTTCAGACAAAGTTTCCTGCCTATGAAAGAGTTGTTCTTCGGGAAG CTGGGTTTCTCAGACCTGTAACCATTTTTGGTCCAATAGCTGATGTTGCACGGGAGAAACTTGCTAGAGAAGAACCAGATATCTTCCAAATTGCAA AAAGTGAACCAAGAGATGCTGGTACTGACCAACGTAGTTCTGGCATTATTCGTCTCCACACTATAAAGCAGATCATTGATAGA GACAAACATGCTTTATTAGATGTCACTCCCAATGCAGTGGACCGTCTGAATTATGCCCAGTGGTATCCAATTGTAGTGTTCCTAAATCCTGATTCTAAGCAGGGAGTAAAGACCATGAGAATGAGGTTGTGCCCAGAATCACGAAAAAGTGCCAGGAAGCTGTATGAAAGAGCTCACAAGCTCCGCAAAAATAATCACCACCTCTTCACAA CTACCATTAACTTGAATTCAATGAATGAAGGATGGTATGGAGCTCTTAAGGAAGCAATTCAGCAACAACAGAACCAACTTGTGTGGGTTTCAGAAGGAAAG GCAGATGGTGCTACAAGTGATGATCTTGATTTACACGATGACCGCCTTTCTTACCTCTCCGCTCCCGGCAGTGAGTATTCCATGTACAGCACAGACAGCAGACACACGTCTGACTATgaagacacagacacagaagggGGTGCTTATACTGATCAAGAACTGGATGAAACTCTGAATGATGAGGTTGGGACTCCTCCAGAATCTGCTATTACACGCTCCTCTGAACCTGTTCGAGAGGATTCTTCTGGAATGCATCATGAGACTCAGACTTACCCTGCTTATGCATCTCAAGCTCAGCCACAGCCAAATCCAAGAATAGACTCTTCAGGATTTAAAACAACTACTACTCAGCCG AAAGCAGAAGCCTCACCTGCAGTCCCTTACCTTTCCCCGTCGCCTGAATCAAACCCTGCAACCTCATCAGCCTCTGCAGTAAATGCTAATGTAAACCTAACTAATGTCAGACTGGAGGAGCCTACTGCAGCTCCTTACAACTCTTACCAACCACAAGCGGGCCCCTTAAGAGCACCGAGTACTGAGGGAGCTCATGTAGTACTAAGAGACCAAGAGCCATCATCCTTATCGCCGCATATAGATCCAGCAAAG GTGTATCGAAAGGATCCATACATTAATGAAGAAGCATCCAGACAAAGCTATGTCTTAAAGCAGCCAGCAATTAATCACCCAGTACAGAGACAGGAAAGAGACCCAAATCTCATCTATGAATCCCAGGCTCAGTATGCAGAAAAACAGCCGAGTAGGGATTATGAACAGTCAACATATAGGTATGACTCTACAAACTATGTAGATCAGTTTTCTCGTGGTTATGACCCTCGCCTACATTATGATGACCGTGTGCCTCCCTATGAGGAGCACTGGACATATTATGAGGAGAAACAGCCCTATAACCAAACAAGAACAGCTTATGAAAACCAGCCTCCTAGGGATCTTGATTCCAGACAAAATCTAGAAGAGAGCACAGAACGCAGCTATTACCCAGCACAACCTCGTTTTGAGGAACCCCCTGCAATGAGCTATGACAGCAGACCTCGCTATGAGCATGCACCCAAAAACTTCAGCTTACCGCAAGTGCGATACGAAGATCAACACGCGGTTGGATACGACACCCACGGTCGATACAAGCCAGAGGCTCAGCCATACCAGTCAGCCATAGCTCGCTCTCCTGAACCCAAGCAGTACTTCGATCCACACGTAAGGGGCTATGAACAAGGTCCTCCTCAAGCTTACAATGCTAAAGCTGGACAATATGAGCCTTCTCATAGCACTTCAGGtgtttctcttcctcctcccccttcaTCACAAACCAAACCAGAAGTTTTGCCTTCCAACAGTAAACCACTGCCTACACCACCATCTCTAGctgaggaagaagaagatcCGGCCATGAAGCCACAGTCTGTGCGGAGTAGGGTTAAGATATTTGAAAGGAGAAGATCCCCATCTTTGGAAAAAATGAAGGATACGAGTGATGCATCGACTGTCAAG CCTCCAGAACTAGCACCTAAGCCTGCACTCACAAGCGTGAGTGGTCCAAAACCAACTTCTCAAAGCCAATATGAGCACGAGAAAACAACCTACAG GGCCCCAGAACCACAGAGACCTCAAGTGAAGCCACCTGAAGATATTGTGCGTTCCAACCATTATGATcctgaggaggatgaggagtaCTACCGGAAGCAGCTCTCCTACTTCGATCGCAGGAGTTTTGAAAATAAGCCATCGGCGCAGGTTCCTGCCAGCCATCACTCTGAGCCCACCAAACCAATACATTCACAGAATCAGCTGAATTTCAGCAATTATTCTAA ATTTCTTGGCTCTTACACTAGCTATGACTACTTGAAAAGGAACATCAAGTG GGGGAAACCAACTGATACTGAATCAATGGATAGACCTGTTGGTGAAAAACGCTATGAGCCAATCCCTCAAGTTACaactcctcctcctgctccttcagTCCAGTACACACAGCCACAGTCAATTAATAGTCCTGTCCTGTCTCTCCCAGCACACCACAAGCCTGCACTTTCTGAAG TTAACTCTGTGTCTGACCCTCCTCCACCTCAGAATAAGTCAGCAATTTTCAGATCCTCTAGAGAGGACACTGTGCAGTCCACTTTTTACCCTCAGAAGAGCTTCCCTGACAAAGGCCCTGTGAATGGAACTGAGCAGGTTCAGAAAACAGTCACTCCTTCCTACAACCGCTTCTCAACCAAACCTTACACGAGCGCTGCACGGCCCTTTGAGCGCAAGTTTGAAAGTCCAAAATTCAACCACAATCTCTTGCCAAATGAAGCTCAGCATAAACCAGAGTTGCCATCAAAATCTTCAAATTCTCCTCAACCAATTTTGAAAGCACACAGCTCATCGCAGCCTCCCGACTTTGAGAGTGGAATGGACACCTATGCTGTACAGGTCGACAAGCCCAAATATCAACCAAATAATGTTAATGCTGTGCCTAAAGCCATTCCTGTAAG CCCTACAGCActtgaggatgaggaggaggaagatggacACACTGTTGTAGCCACAGCAAGAGGTGTATTTAACAGCAATGGTGGTGTATTGAGCTCCATAGAGACTGGAGTTAGTATTATTATACCACAAGGAGCCATTCCAGAGGGAATAGAGcaagaaatatatttcaaagtCTGCAGAGACAACAGTATACTTCCACCTTTGGATAAAGAGAAAG GTGAAACACTTCTTAGCCCCTTGGTAATGTGTGGGCCTCATGGACTAAAATTCCTGAAGCCAGTGGAGCTGCGCCTGCCACACTGTGCGTCTATGACCCCTGATGGTTGGTCTTTTGCTCTAAAATCCTCTGACTCCTCGTCGG
- the TJP1 gene encoding tight junction protein ZO-1 isoform X6: MTCRGDSQNGLASTGQTGNKDRMHYPALSEQTKLRAAAEMELHETCQMSDQEGSLSAEEQPNQSFNKYRVTPSSENPNGATCSVSQGKPSLRRIKGRIHRSKSLDSIDFCEFTSTTMEETAIWEQHTVTLHRAPGFGFGIAISGGRDNPHFQSGETSIVISDVLKGGPAEGLLQENDRVAMVNGVSMDNVEHAFAVQQLRKSGKNAKITIRRMKKIQIPVTRPDPEPVSENEDDSYDEEIRDPRSSRGGPSASRRHEKSWVRDRSASRERSLSPRSDRRSVTSSQPAKPTKVTLVKSRKNEEYGLRLASHIFVKEISQDSLAARDGNIQEGDVVLKINGTVTENMSLADAKTLIERSKGKLKMVVQRDERATLLNVPDLSDSIHSANASERDDISEIQSLASDHSNRSHDRPRRSRSRSPDQRSEPSDHSRHSPQQPSNGSHRSREDERITKPGAVSTPVKNADDISKAVEEVTVERTEKQTPPLPEPKPVYAQGGQPDVDLPVSPSDGPLPNSTHEDGMLRPSMKLVKFRKGDSVGLRLAGGNDVGIFVAGVLEDSPAAKEGLEEGDQILRVNNVDFTNIIREEAVLFLLDLPKGEEVTILAQKKKDVYRRIVESDVGDSFYIRTHFEYEKESPYGLSFNKGEVFRVVDTLYNGKLGSWLAIRIGKNHKEVERGIIPNKNRAEQLASVQYTLPKTAGGDRADFWRFRGLRSSKRNLRKSREDLSAQPVQTKFPAYERVVLREAGFLRPVTIFGPIADVAREKLAREEPDIFQIAKSEPRDAGTDQRSSGIIRLHTIKQIIDRDKHALLDVTPNAVDRLNYAQWYPIVVFLNPDSKQGVKTMRMRLCPESRKSARKLYERAHKLRKNNHHLFTTTINLNSMNEGWYGALKEAIQQQQNQLVWVSEGKADGATSDDLDLHDDRLSYLSAPGSEYSMYSTDSRHTSDYEDTDTEGGAYTDQELDETLNDEVGTPPESAITRSSEPVREDSSGMHHETQTYPAYASQAQPQPNPRIDSSGFKTTTTQPKAEASPAVPYLSPSPESNPATSSASAVNANVNLTNVRLEEPTAAPYNSYQPQAGPLRAPSTEGAHVVLRDQEPSSLSPHIDPAKVYRKDPYINEEASRQSYVLKQPAINHPVQRQERDPNLIYESQAQYAEKQPSRDYEQSTYRYDSTNYVDQFSRGYDPRLHYDDRVPPYEEHWTYYEEKQPYNQTRTAYENQPPRDLDSRQNLEESTERSYYPAQPRFEEPPAMSYDSRPRYEHAPKNFSLPQVRYEDQHAVGYDTHGRYKPEAQPYQSAIARSPEPKQYFDPHVRGYEQGPPQAYNAKAGQYEPSHSTSGVSLPPPPSSQTKPEVLPSNSKPLPTPPSLAEEEEDPAMKPQSVRSRVKIFERRRSPSLEKMKDTSDASTVKPPELAPKPALTSVSGPKPTSQSQYEHEKTTYRAPEPQRPQVKPPEDIVRSNHYDPEEDEEYYRKQLSYFDRRSFENKPSAQVPASHHSEPTKPIHSQNQLNFSNYSKFLGSYTSYDYLKRNIKWGKPTDTESMDRPVGEKRYEPIPQVTTPPPAPSVQYTQPQSINSPVLSLPAHHKPALSEVNSVSDPPPPQNKSAIFRSSREDTVQSTFYPQKSFPDKGPVNGTEQVQKTVTPSYNRFSTKPYTSAARPFERKFESPKFNHNLLPNEAQHKPELPSKSSNSPQPILKAHSSSQPPDFESGMDTYAVQVDKPKYQPNNVNAVPKAIPVSPTALEDEEEEDGHTVVATARGVFNSNGGVLSSIETGVSIIIPQGAIPEGIEQEIYFKVCRDNSILPPLDKEKGETLLSPLVMCGPHGLKFLKPVELRLPHCASMTPDGWSFALKSSDSSSGDPKTWQNKSLPGDPNYLVGANCVSVLIDHF; this comes from the exons aGCACAACAATGGAAGAAACAGCTATATGGGAACAACACACGGTGACTCTTCACAGG GCCCCTGGATTTGGATTTGGTATTGCAATATCTGGAGGAAGAGATAATCCTCACTTTCAGAGTGGTGAGACATCAATAGTTATTTCTGATGTGCTGAAAGGAGGCCCAGCAGAAGGACTGCTACA AGAAAATGACCGTGTTGCAATGGTTAATGGAGTTTCAATGGATAATGTCGAGCATGCGTTTGCTGTTCAGCAGCTGAGGAAAAGTGGGAAGAATGCCAAAATC ACTATCCGAAGGATGAAGAAAATTCAGATTCCAGTGACTCGACCAGACCCTGAACCAGTGTCTGAAAATGAGGATGACAGCTACGATGAAGAAATCCGGGATCCAAGGAGCAGCCGTGGtggtcccagtgccagcaggaggcaCGAGAAGAGCTGGGTCAGAGATCGCAGcgccagcagggagaggagcttGTCTCCCAGGTCAGACAGGAGGTCTGTCACCTCCAGCCAGCCTGCAAAGCCCACCAAAGTCACACTGGTGAAATCCAGGAAAAATGAAG AGTATGGTCTGCGGTTGGCAAGTCACATATTTGTGAAAGAAATATCACAGGATAGCCTGGCAGCAAGAGATGGCAATATCCAGGAAGGAGATGTTGTACTGAAG ATAAATGGCACAGTGACGGAAAATATGTCCTTAGCAGATGCCAAAACATTAATAGAAAGGTCAAAAGGCAAATTGAAGATGGTTGTTCAGCGAGATGAACGAGCCACACTGTTGAATGTCCCTGATCTTTCTGACAGTATTCATTCTGCTAATGCTTCAGAAAGAGATG ACATTTCAGAAATTCAGTCGCTGGCATCAGATCATTCCAACCGATCACATGACAGGCCCCGCCGCAGTCGTTCACGATCTCCTGACCAGAGGTCAGAGCCTTCAGACCATTCCAGACATTCTCCACAGCAGCCCAGCAACGGCAG TCATCGAAGCAGAGAAGATGAGAGAATAACTAAACCAGGAGCTGTCTCTACACCTGTAAAGAATGCAGATGATATTTCTAAAGCTGTGGAAGAGGTGACAGTTGAAAGAACTGAAAAACAAACTCCGCCACTCCCAg AACCAAAGCCAGTGTATGCACAAGGAGGACAGCCAGATGTGGATTTACCAGTCAGTCCATCTGATGGTCCTTTACCCAATTCAACCCATGAAGATGGAATGCTTCG gCCAAGCATGAAACTTGTAAAATTCAGAAAAGGAGATAGTGTGGGCTTGCGGCTAGCAGGTGGCAATGATGTTGGCATATTTGTAGCTGGTGTTCTGGAAGACAGCCCTGCAGCAAAAGAAGGATTAGAGGAAGGGGACCAGATTCTCAGG GTAAATAATGTAGACTTCACAAATATCATCAGAGAAGAAGCTGTCCTTTTTTTGCTTGATCTTCCTAAAGGGGAAGAAGTCACCATTTtggcacagaagaaaaaagatg tttATCGTCGCATTGTTGAGTCTGATGTAGGGGATTCTTTCTATATCAGAACTCATTTTGAATATGAGAAGGAATCTCCTTATGGACTAAGTTTCAATAAAGGTGAAGTGTTCCGGGTGGTGGACACTCTGTACAATGGCAAACTGGGTTCATGGCTGGCCATTCGAATTGGGAAGAATCATAAGGAAGTGGAAAGAGGTATCATACCTAACAAAAACAG AGCTGAGCAGCTGGCTAGTGTACAGTACACACTTCCAAAGACAGCAGGAGGAGATCGAGCAGACTTTTGGAGATTCCGAGGCTTGCGGAGCTCAAAAAGAAATCTCCGGAAAAGCAGAGAAGATCTTTCTGCCCAACCTGTTCAGACAAAGTTTCCTGCCTATGAAAGAGTTGTTCTTCGGGAAG CTGGGTTTCTCAGACCTGTAACCATTTTTGGTCCAATAGCTGATGTTGCACGGGAGAAACTTGCTAGAGAAGAACCAGATATCTTCCAAATTGCAA AAAGTGAACCAAGAGATGCTGGTACTGACCAACGTAGTTCTGGCATTATTCGTCTCCACACTATAAAGCAGATCATTGATAGA GACAAACATGCTTTATTAGATGTCACTCCCAATGCAGTGGACCGTCTGAATTATGCCCAGTGGTATCCAATTGTAGTGTTCCTAAATCCTGATTCTAAGCAGGGAGTAAAGACCATGAGAATGAGGTTGTGCCCAGAATCACGAAAAAGTGCCAGGAAGCTGTATGAAAGAGCTCACAAGCTCCGCAAAAATAATCACCACCTCTTCACAA CTACCATTAACTTGAATTCAATGAATGAAGGATGGTATGGAGCTCTTAAGGAAGCAATTCAGCAACAACAGAACCAACTTGTGTGGGTTTCAGAAGGAAAG GCAGATGGTGCTACAAGTGATGATCTTGATTTACACGATGACCGCCTTTCTTACCTCTCCGCTCCCGGCAGTGAGTATTCCATGTACAGCACAGACAGCAGACACACGTCTGACTATgaagacacagacacagaagggGGTGCTTATACTGATCAAGAACTGGATGAAACTCTGAATGATGAGGTTGGGACTCCTCCAGAATCTGCTATTACACGCTCCTCTGAACCTGTTCGAGAGGATTCTTCTGGAATGCATCATGAGACTCAGACTTACCCTGCTTATGCATCTCAAGCTCAGCCACAGCCAAATCCAAGAATAGACTCTTCAGGATTTAAAACAACTACTACTCAGCCG AAAGCAGAAGCCTCACCTGCAGTCCCTTACCTTTCCCCGTCGCCTGAATCAAACCCTGCAACCTCATCAGCCTCTGCAGTAAATGCTAATGTAAACCTAACTAATGTCAGACTGGAGGAGCCTACTGCAGCTCCTTACAACTCTTACCAACCACAAGCGGGCCCCTTAAGAGCACCGAGTACTGAGGGAGCTCATGTAGTACTAAGAGACCAAGAGCCATCATCCTTATCGCCGCATATAGATCCAGCAAAG GTGTATCGAAAGGATCCATACATTAATGAAGAAGCATCCAGACAAAGCTATGTCTTAAAGCAGCCAGCAATTAATCACCCAGTACAGAGACAGGAAAGAGACCCAAATCTCATCTATGAATCCCAGGCTCAGTATGCAGAAAAACAGCCGAGTAGGGATTATGAACAGTCAACATATAGGTATGACTCTACAAACTATGTAGATCAGTTTTCTCGTGGTTATGACCCTCGCCTACATTATGATGACCGTGTGCCTCCCTATGAGGAGCACTGGACATATTATGAGGAGAAACAGCCCTATAACCAAACAAGAACAGCTTATGAAAACCAGCCTCCTAGGGATCTTGATTCCAGACAAAATCTAGAAGAGAGCACAGAACGCAGCTATTACCCAGCACAACCTCGTTTTGAGGAACCCCCTGCAATGAGCTATGACAGCAGACCTCGCTATGAGCATGCACCCAAAAACTTCAGCTTACCGCAAGTGCGATACGAAGATCAACACGCGGTTGGATACGACACCCACGGTCGATACAAGCCAGAGGCTCAGCCATACCAGTCAGCCATAGCTCGCTCTCCTGAACCCAAGCAGTACTTCGATCCACACGTAAGGGGCTATGAACAAGGTCCTCCTCAAGCTTACAATGCTAAAGCTGGACAATATGAGCCTTCTCATAGCACTTCAGGtgtttctcttcctcctcccccttcaTCACAAACCAAACCAGAAGTTTTGCCTTCCAACAGTAAACCACTGCCTACACCACCATCTCTAGctgaggaagaagaagatcCGGCCATGAAGCCACAGTCTGTGCGGAGTAGGGTTAAGATATTTGAAAGGAGAAGATCCCCATCTTTGGAAAAAATGAAGGATACGAGTGATGCATCGACTGTCAAG CCTCCAGAACTAGCACCTAAGCCTGCACTCACAAGCGTGAGTGGTCCAAAACCAACTTCTCAAAGCCAATATGAGCACGAGAAAACAACCTACAG GGCCCCAGAACCACAGAGACCTCAAGTGAAGCCACCTGAAGATATTGTGCGTTCCAACCATTATGATcctgaggaggatgaggagtaCTACCGGAAGCAGCTCTCCTACTTCGATCGCAGGAGTTTTGAAAATAAGCCATCGGCGCAGGTTCCTGCCAGCCATCACTCTGAGCCCACCAAACCAATACATTCACAGAATCAGCTGAATTTCAGCAATTATTCTAA ATTTCTTGGCTCTTACACTAGCTATGACTACTTGAAAAGGAACATCAAGTG GGGGAAACCAACTGATACTGAATCAATGGATAGACCTGTTGGTGAAAAACGCTATGAGCCAATCCCTCAAGTTACaactcctcctcctgctccttcagTCCAGTACACACAGCCACAGTCAATTAATAGTCCTGTCCTGTCTCTCCCAGCACACCACAAGCCTGCACTTTCTGAAG TTAACTCTGTGTCTGACCCTCCTCCACCTCAGAATAAGTCAGCAATTTTCAGATCCTCTAGAGAGGACACTGTGCAGTCCACTTTTTACCCTCAGAAGAGCTTCCCTGACAAAGGCCCTGTGAATGGAACTGAGCAGGTTCAGAAAACAGTCACTCCTTCCTACAACCGCTTCTCAACCAAACCTTACACGAGCGCTGCACGGCCCTTTGAGCGCAAGTTTGAAAGTCCAAAATTCAACCACAATCTCTTGCCAAATGAAGCTCAGCATAAACCAGAGTTGCCATCAAAATCTTCAAATTCTCCTCAACCAATTTTGAAAGCACACAGCTCATCGCAGCCTCCCGACTTTGAGAGTGGAATGGACACCTATGCTGTACAGGTCGACAAGCCCAAATATCAACCAAATAATGTTAATGCTGTGCCTAAAGCCATTCCTGTAAG CCCTACAGCActtgaggatgaggaggaggaagatggacACACTGTTGTAGCCACAGCAAGAGGTGTATTTAACAGCAATGGTGGTGTATTGAGCTCCATAGAGACTGGAGTTAGTATTATTATACCACAAGGAGCCATTCCAGAGGGAATAGAGcaagaaatatatttcaaagtCTGCAGAGACAACAGTATACTTCCACCTTTGGATAAAGAGAAAG GTGAAACACTTCTTAGCCCCTTGGTAATGTGTGGGCCTCATGGACTAAAATTCCTGAAGCCAGTGGAGCTGCGCCTGCCACACTGTGCGTCTATGACCCCTGATGGTTGGTCTTTTGCTCTAAAATCCTCTGACTCCTCGTCGG